One window of Neptuniibacter halophilus genomic DNA carries:
- a CDS encoding DUF411 domain-containing protein, which produces MKRLIPAMALASLMLVHPAQAADPVWAEGATSVQYEIDVYHSPTCGCCKGWIEHLQDHHFKVNSIEMNDLSAVKQKYGVPPQGASCHTAVVNGRVVEGHVPAQDIKRLLTDEGYRNIRLLTVPGMPSGGPGMDMPGARKDDFSVFAVSKDDQISEFSRYSDY; this is translated from the coding sequence ATGAAACGGCTAATCCCGGCCATGGCGCTGGCCAGCCTGATGTTGGTTCATCCGGCGCAGGCTGCAGATCCGGTTTGGGCTGAAGGGGCGACTTCAGTTCAGTATGAGATTGATGTTTACCACAGCCCGACCTGCGGCTGCTGCAAAGGGTGGATCGAGCATCTGCAAGATCATCACTTTAAGGTCAACAGTATTGAGATGAATGATCTCAGTGCGGTAAAGCAGAAATACGGGGTTCCTCCTCAGGGGGCATCCTGTCATACCGCTGTGGTTAATGGCCGGGTTGTAGAAGGGCATGTACCTGCGCAGGATATCAAACGGTTATTAACGGATGAGGGGTATCGGAACATTCGTTTGCTGACGGTGCCGGGCATGCCATCCGGCGGGCCGGGGATGGATATGCCGGGTGCCAGAAAGGATGATTTTTCGGTGTTTGCGGTATCGAAGGATGATCAGATCAGCGAGTTCAGCCGTTACAGCGATTATTAG
- a CDS encoding YceI family protein — MKAKFITGLALATAISAAPLQAADYVIDTQGAHASIQFRISHLGTSWLIGRFNTFNGTFSYDAENPEASQVKVDVDVTSIDSNHAERDKHLRGDKYLNTGDFPAAKFESTSFTPDANGGGVMKGMLTLYGNTQEIAIQVAKVGEGQDPWGNYRAGFSGTTEIKAKDFGLNYNLGPAAETVYLDLNIEGIRQ; from the coding sequence ATGAAAGCTAAATTTATTACCGGTCTTGCCCTGGCTACTGCCATTAGCGCGGCTCCGCTGCAGGCGGCTGATTATGTGATTGATACCCAGGGAGCCCACGCTTCCATCCAGTTCCGCATCAGCCACCTGGGCACCAGCTGGTTAATCGGTCGTTTCAACACGTTCAACGGCACATTCAGCTACGATGCTGAGAATCCGGAAGCCTCTCAGGTTAAAGTGGACGTTGATGTAACCTCAATCGACTCCAACCACGCAGAACGCGACAAACATCTGCGCGGTGATAAATACCTCAATACCGGTGATTTTCCTGCAGCTAAGTTTGAGAGCACCTCTTTCACCCCTGACGCTAATGGCGGTGGCGTGATGAAGGGTATGCTGACCCTTTACGGCAACACTCAGGAGATTGCCATTCAGGTGGCAAAAGTGGGTGAAGGTCAGGACCCATGGGGTAATTACCGCGCAGGTTTCTCAGGCACAACCGAGATTAAAGCGAAGGATTTCGGTCTGAACTACAATCTGGGCCCGGCGGCTGAAACGGTTTATCTGGATCTGAATATCGAAGGTATTCGTCAGTAA
- a CDS encoding cytochrome b translates to MALNHKLLNDETNYGWGPVLMHWLMAFAIIGLYPLGLYIEALDYYDPAYRTVPVWHKSIGLLVAAALLMRFVWRLANKPPRPLPQPVRLQQIAHVTHHLLYLLLATTLISGYLISTADGRAIELFSWFSIPALPFAFENQEDIAGEVHFITATTLISLATLHAGAAIKHHFIDKDSTLKRMLALREEHS, encoded by the coding sequence ATGGCACTGAACCATAAGCTACTGAACGATGAAACAAATTACGGCTGGGGGCCTGTACTCATGCACTGGCTGATGGCCTTTGCCATCATTGGGCTTTACCCGCTTGGTCTGTATATAGAAGCACTCGATTACTACGATCCGGCCTACCGAACCGTACCTGTCTGGCACAAAAGCATCGGCCTGCTGGTCGCGGCAGCCCTGCTGATGCGATTTGTCTGGCGCCTGGCCAACAAACCACCCCGGCCCCTACCGCAACCGGTCAGACTGCAACAGATTGCTCACGTGACCCATCATCTGCTCTATCTCCTGCTGGCTACCACACTGATCAGCGGTTACCTGATATCAACAGCCGATGGCCGGGCAATTGAACTTTTTTCCTGGTTCAGTATCCCAGCCTTACCTTTTGCTTTTGAAAATCAGGAAGATATTGCAGGCGAAGTACATTTCATAACGGCCACCACACTGATCTCTCTGGCGACACTCCATGCGGGTGCCGCGATTAAACACCATTTTATTGATAAAGACTCAACCCTTAAGCGCATGCTGGCGCTACGCGAGGAACATTCATGA
- a CDS encoding LysR family transcriptional regulator, with amino-acid sequence MREVNLRSVDLNLLVVLNALIQERHVSKAAERLQMSQPAVSRALQRLRQTLDDPVLVRVGTGYDLSARAETLRPQLASLLRNVEQIMQADQFDPKQYRGVLRLTGLDLELILLMPEVLQRLRQKAPQLRVEIVPQIPEHFELLEQGDVHFSITGLNPQTGQDQFRRFEIARTGQICLMDRDNPLAAKEMSLEAYAKASHGLVSITGKGPGFMDDELQKMGLKRQVMLRLANFLSVANFCQGTDLVFTLPEIIGRYLVKDSRLVLRPLPGEFRLPQVVLYLYWHERFHHDPMCRWVRGELNQALTRVSQV; translated from the coding sequence ATGCGTGAAGTGAATTTAAGGTCGGTAGATCTGAATCTTCTGGTGGTGCTAAATGCCCTGATTCAGGAACGGCATGTTTCTAAGGCAGCGGAACGGCTGCAGATGAGCCAGCCTGCGGTGAGCCGGGCTTTGCAGCGGTTGCGACAGACGCTGGATGATCCTGTGCTGGTGCGGGTGGGCACGGGCTATGATCTCAGCGCCAGAGCGGAGACACTGAGGCCTCAACTGGCCAGCCTGTTGCGCAATGTTGAGCAGATCATGCAGGCCGATCAGTTTGATCCGAAACAGTACCGGGGTGTTCTGCGACTGACCGGGCTCGATCTTGAGCTGATTCTGCTGATGCCTGAAGTGTTACAGCGGTTGCGACAAAAAGCGCCACAACTCAGAGTGGAGATCGTACCGCAGATTCCTGAGCATTTTGAGCTGCTGGAGCAAGGGGATGTGCATTTTTCGATTACCGGCCTCAACCCGCAGACCGGACAGGATCAGTTTCGACGCTTTGAGATTGCACGTACCGGGCAGATCTGCCTGATGGATCGGGATAACCCGCTTGCTGCAAAAGAGATGAGCCTTGAAGCTTATGCTAAGGCGTCTCACGGCTTGGTATCGATCACCGGTAAAGGCCCCGGTTTTATGGACGATGAGCTCCAGAAAATGGGGTTGAAACGGCAGGTGATGTTACGGCTTGCTAATTTTCTGTCGGTCGCCAACTTCTGTCAGGGAACCGATCTGGTCTTTACCCTGCCTGAGATCATCGGCCGTTATCTGGTGAAAGACAGCCGGTTGGTACTGCGTCCCTTGCCGGGTGAGTTTCGTTTACCGCAGGTGGTGCTTTATCTTTACTGGCACGAACGTTTTCACCATGATCCTATGTGTCGTTGGGTAAGAGGCGAGTTAAATCAGGCGCTTACCCGGGTCTCACAGGTTTGA
- a CDS encoding EAL and HDOD domain-containing protein, with translation MQAHLKHLGLARSPIFDRDLNVVAYELLYLSDKDSEIAHKFLQTDQDACDALINNFTSIYDSGSLRALPAFINVSEGFLRSDSLPKLSRHNLVVDIKQLHQVSPALLHSLERYVEAGYRLVLDDFDYAPEYDALLNLAKIVRVDIRKRTESELQPHLETLHKFKVTPLAEHIDNYTQYEFCHKLGFRLFQGEFLSRPTLLEGRQFTSNQAILIHLLAALQNPDVTPDELASVASRDPQLTFKLLRIVNSARYNPAQKIDSLTQAIIALGLVEVNKWATLLALSSNQDKPNELIRQILITARMCEYVASRTREVAPEMAFICGVMSLLDALLGVDQSSLLAQISVADEIAEAITGYEGKAGKLLQAVNFYMIGQSSFRLPPEVQEIYSEGYYEALRWSNETMQIMQGSNL, from the coding sequence ATGCAAGCGCATCTCAAGCATCTGGGCCTGGCCCGGTCTCCGATTTTCGACCGTGACCTTAATGTTGTCGCTTATGAGCTACTCTACCTCTCAGATAAAGACTCGGAGATTGCGCATAAATTTCTGCAGACAGATCAGGATGCCTGTGATGCCCTGATTAATAATTTTACCAGCATCTATGACTCCGGCTCGCTCCGTGCGCTCCCTGCATTTATTAACGTCAGTGAAGGTTTTCTTCGCAGTGACAGTCTGCCTAAACTGTCACGGCATAATCTGGTCGTGGATATCAAACAACTGCATCAGGTTTCACCTGCGCTGCTGCACTCCCTTGAACGCTACGTTGAAGCCGGCTATCGCCTGGTGCTGGATGATTTTGACTACGCCCCGGAGTATGACGCGCTGCTGAATCTGGCCAAAATTGTCCGGGTAGATATCCGCAAGCGAACAGAATCAGAACTACAGCCACATCTGGAAACGCTGCATAAATTCAAAGTCACTCCGCTGGCCGAGCATATTGATAACTACACACAGTATGAATTTTGTCACAAACTCGGCTTCAGATTGTTTCAGGGCGAGTTCCTCTCCCGCCCTACTCTGCTTGAAGGGCGGCAATTCACCTCAAATCAGGCGATTCTCATCCACCTGCTGGCCGCCCTGCAAAACCCGGATGTAACACCGGATGAACTTGCATCGGTGGCTTCCCGAGATCCGCAATTAACATTCAAACTGCTGCGAATCGTGAACTCAGCGCGTTACAACCCGGCCCAGAAGATAGATAGCCTGACTCAGGCCATCATCGCGCTGGGACTGGTCGAAGTTAACAAATGGGCCACTTTGCTCGCGCTTTCCAGTAATCAGGATAAACCCAATGAACTGATCCGGCAGATCCTGATCACTGCCAGAATGTGCGAATATGTGGCTTCCAGAACCCGTGAAGTTGCGCCCGAGATGGCTTTTATCTGTGGGGTTATGTCCCTGCTGGATGCACTGCTGGGGGTAGATCAGTCCAGTCTGCTGGCCCAGATATCCGTTGCAGACGAAATTGCGGAAGCCATCACCGGTTATGAAGGTAAAGCCGGAAAGCTACTCCAGGCGGTAAATTTTTATATGATCGGCCAATCCTCTTTCAGGCTGCCACCAGAAGTGCAGGAGATCTACTCTGAAGGGTATTACGAAGCGCTGCGCTGGAGTAATGAAACCATGCAGATCATGCAGGGCTCAAACCTGTGA
- a CDS encoding DUF3422 family protein, with translation MQNHPLRQQISTEVHARPFQKLEPELGLLHIAASYGQGGREALAEAVGRLLRQMDINCPPSLTKFFFTRNQHLALRYEPHNEFYTLTLYQLDKADTRYLKTLWQQLPGEFLCGVEILFSKHRGATPDLLQQFDDRQVSGSFVMGRAAKVWTDFCPRGEDGFVRMIVHDDSLKSFQAGRLLQRLCEIETYRHTALLALPIAQNSMPRLTEMDRELAEITHQISVSPNEPDLLKKLMNLAAQVEELSADTANRFSASQAYFALLESRIDELREERIEGLQTLDQFMERRLDPAKRTCLAANDRIERLSRRIARATDLIRSQVDLSIEKQNQQLLEGLNNRSRRQLRLQAKLESFTIIVVTYYAFDLLERSIRNMVPGDEMRDQYLMWVSFSVPLIAGVLWWYVRRLLKHYSED, from the coding sequence ATGCAGAATCACCCCCTGCGCCAGCAAATTTCAACTGAGGTACATGCCAGACCGTTCCAGAAACTCGAGCCTGAGCTGGGACTTTTACATATTGCAGCCAGTTACGGGCAGGGTGGCCGGGAAGCGTTGGCAGAGGCCGTTGGACGATTGCTCAGGCAGATGGATATCAACTGTCCTCCCAGCCTGACAAAGTTTTTCTTTACCCGTAACCAGCATCTGGCCTTGCGATACGAGCCACATAACGAATTTTATACACTCACGCTATATCAACTGGATAAAGCCGACACCCGTTACCTGAAAACTCTGTGGCAACAACTGCCCGGCGAGTTTCTCTGTGGTGTGGAGATTCTTTTCAGTAAGCATCGGGGCGCCACTCCGGACCTGTTACAGCAGTTTGATGACCGGCAGGTCTCCGGTTCATTTGTTATGGGGCGTGCCGCCAAAGTATGGACCGATTTCTGTCCGCGTGGGGAAGATGGCTTCGTGCGTATGATCGTGCATGATGATTCGCTGAAATCGTTTCAGGCCGGACGACTGCTGCAGCGGCTCTGTGAAATAGAAACATACCGGCACACGGCGTTGCTTGCGCTGCCGATTGCGCAGAACTCCATGCCACGTCTCACGGAAATGGACAGGGAGCTTGCTGAGATAACACACCAGATCTCTGTCAGCCCTAACGAACCGGACCTGCTGAAGAAACTGATGAACCTCGCCGCGCAGGTGGAAGAGCTTTCGGCGGATACCGCCAATCGTTTTTCAGCATCCCAGGCTTATTTCGCGCTGCTTGAAAGCCGCATTGATGAACTGCGTGAAGAGCGTATTGAAGGATTACAGACACTGGATCAGTTTATGGAGCGGCGTCTGGATCCTGCCAAGCGAACCTGTCTGGCTGCGAATGACCGTATTGAGCGTTTATCGCGCCGGATTGCCCGTGCTACCGATCTGATCCGCTCTCAGGTTGATCTGTCGATTGAGAAGCAGAACCAGCAACTGCTGGAAGGGCTGAACAACCGGTCACGCAGGCAGCTACGCTTACAGGCTAAACTGGAGAGTTTCACGATTATCGTGGTGACCTACTATGCTTTTGACCTGCTGGAGCGCTCTATCCGAAATATGGTGCCGGGTGATGAGATGCGTGATCAGTATCTGATGTGGGTGAGTTTTTCGGTGCCGCTGATTGCAGGTGTACTGTGGTGGTATGTGCGTCGCCTGCTGAAACATTACAGTGAAGATTAA
- a CDS encoding DUF6488 family protein, giving the protein MNIKKLFVIALLSLTFSAGTHAHSNHGPKGPIAQEQVETKTRKFVHSLIQQGGLDESWSNAKRVETAQRDTSQGKVWVIEYLNDAEQDASKRSLYMVLDELGNTLSVTHSAP; this is encoded by the coding sequence ATGAATATCAAAAAGCTGTTTGTGATCGCGCTGCTTTCACTGACCTTTTCAGCAGGAACCCATGCACATTCCAACCACGGACCAAAGGGGCCAATAGCACAGGAACAGGTCGAAACAAAAACCCGGAAATTCGTTCACAGCCTGATTCAGCAAGGCGGGCTCGATGAGTCCTGGTCAAACGCGAAACGTGTCGAAACTGCACAGCGCGACACCAGCCAGGGAAAAGTGTGGGTTATTGAGTACCTCAACGATGCAGAACAAGATGCCAGTAAACGGTCTCTTTACATGGTTCTGGATGAACTAGGCAACACACTGTCAGTAACCCATTCCGCTCCTTGA
- a CDS encoding HupE/UreJ family protein produces MVFPIQALAHGVAEGDAVFIESASGMQLLPFVYLGAKHMVTGYDHLLFLFGVIFFLFRMKDVAIYVTLFAVGHSVTLLYGVLSETHVNPYIVDAIIGLSVVYKALDNLGAFRRWFGFQPSTKAAVLIFGFFHGFGLATKLQDFTLSEDGLVANILAFNVGVEIGQLLALAGILILMNFWRKSNSFDYHAFTTNVILMAAGFLLIGYQLTGYWVTA; encoded by the coding sequence ATGGTTTTTCCAATACAAGCCTTAGCACACGGTGTAGCCGAGGGTGATGCCGTTTTCATCGAATCGGCCAGTGGTATGCAACTGCTGCCGTTCGTCTATCTGGGAGCAAAACACATGGTGACCGGCTACGATCACCTGCTGTTTCTCTTCGGCGTTATCTTCTTTCTGTTTCGCATGAAAGATGTGGCGATCTACGTAACCCTGTTTGCTGTGGGTCATAGTGTAACGCTGCTCTACGGCGTACTGAGCGAGACCCATGTTAATCCTTATATCGTCGATGCAATCATTGGCCTGTCAGTGGTCTATAAGGCCCTTGATAATCTCGGCGCCTTCCGTCGCTGGTTCGGATTTCAGCCAAGCACAAAAGCAGCGGTACTGATCTTTGGTTTTTTCCATGGGTTCGGTTTAGCGACCAAACTACAGGATTTCACCCTCTCCGAAGACGGTCTGGTGGCTAACATTCTGGCCTTCAACGTCGGGGTCGAGATAGGACAACTGCTCGCACTCGCAGGCATTTTGATTCTGATGAACTTCTGGCGTAAATCGAATTCGTTTGATTACCACGCATTTACAACCAATGTCATCCTGATGGCAGCAGGTTTCTTACTTATCGGCTATCAGTTAACCGGCTACTGGGTTACGGCATAG
- a CDS encoding LysE family translocator, whose product MVEILLYAFGIMYTPGPVNLLSMNAGLNGQARQYLGFCLGVGSAMLVLFLLFGYAGVWLISPQWQQPIAILGSAYVLYLAGKILHASWRQSALTARQDESRQVSHRFHHGLLLQLLNPKAPVAILPIVTIQFPEANISGSGIAFWSLILSILAFGAPGTYLLLGQLLGKKLQALYLFRVINLAMGCLLTYTGLMMLAGALND is encoded by the coding sequence ATGGTGGAGATATTGCTCTATGCCTTCGGCATTATGTATACCCCTGGCCCGGTTAACCTGCTGAGCATGAATGCCGGCCTCAACGGGCAGGCGCGCCAGTATCTTGGGTTCTGCCTCGGTGTCGGCAGCGCGATGCTGGTTCTGTTTCTGCTCTTTGGCTACGCCGGTGTGTGGCTCATATCACCCCAATGGCAGCAACCGATCGCGATTCTCGGCAGTGCTTATGTACTCTATCTCGCCGGTAAAATACTCCACGCCAGTTGGCGGCAATCAGCGCTGACCGCCCGGCAGGATGAGTCACGTCAGGTTTCACATCGTTTTCACCACGGCTTGCTGTTGCAACTGTTAAACCCCAAGGCACCGGTCGCGATCCTGCCCATCGTTACCATCCAGTTTCCAGAAGCCAATATCAGTGGCAGCGGCATTGCTTTCTGGTCACTGATACTGAGCATTCTGGCTTTCGGTGCGCCGGGCACCTATCTATTGCTGGGGCAATTACTCGGCAAGAAGCTACAGGCCCTGTACCTGTTCAGAGTGATTAATCTGGCGATGGGATGCCTGCTCACCTACACCGGGCTGATGATGCTGGCCGGGGCTCTGAACGACTAA